The segment ctaaatataaactattttttaaagtactttttattgttttgtaaattgtatttcAAGCACTACAGAAACACTATATCAAGTTACCTTAAGAACGAGAACTCTGATATCCCAGCCCAAATCTTTCACTCTATTGGCCTCAGCAATGGCTTGATATCTTTTCACTGGATGTCTAGAACCCTGCGCTGTCACCAAAAACACAACATTGTTTTGATGTTTTGGCCTGGTCTTAATGTTCCTCAAACCAAAGTATGTCCAAGATCCAGCCTGTAATGCCGAAAAACCATATTCATATTGATCATTTATATAGTATTATTGACCATATTCATATTGATCATTTATATAGTATTATTGACCATATTCATATTGATCATTGATATTGTAATTATTGACCATATTCATATTGATCATGGATATAGTATTGATTTGTTTTACATGCATCACAAACTATTTAGAAATCTAAGTTGGTTGCTCCTTGGTAAAAACATTGAGCTGACGTTCAATTTGAAattacatacaaaataaaacattgcttTGACTAAACGAGAAATTCCTTCTATACAAATCCAGTTAGCTATTTCTTTTTGAAGGGCTTTCGTGCATACTTTCCTAGTAATGTGCTGGGGATCGACTCTCATCCATCCCAGTGTCTGTGGCTGCAAACAATAAACACTGTACAATCTCGTGAGGTGACATGGAAGAATTAGATGCAACTTTAGCCGGGTGGCTGAGTGTTAATGGTCTTGACTTCCAAACCCTTGGGTCGTCGGTTCGAATCAtcatgaagactgggatttttcatatttaaaatctttagggcgccatctagcactaatgggtacctgacataagttggggaaaagtaaagacggttggtcattgtgctggtcacatgacaccctcgttaaccgtgtacACAAGAACAGATGACCCTTGTATCATCTGCTCTACACATCGTAAGGTCTAAAAAGGGTACTTTAAATTATCTACAATATCAATTTAAGGTGAAATCCTGTTTTGAACATTTGACTCAATTTCACGTGTTACTCACGTTTGGCAGTAATCTCAGTTTCCACAAATGTTGTCCAGCGTTGACAGGTGAGGTCCAGGCAGGTAAAATTTCCAGAGACTGTTTACCACTGTAAGTGTAGGCTCCAACCCTTAAGTTGTAAGTCAAAAAAGAAGTAAATTAGGAATTAAAATTTTGGTTCTACTTTCGGTtccactttttaaaattcattatatatatatataatgggaTGTCCATATCTATAAGATTTAAGGGCGTTTTTTTTATACCTATATGTACTTTCCTCTTGCATTCTTGTTTCAGGTCTCCATATTATGTTAAGTAAGCGACAGAAAAACACTGATGTCTTGGACCAGTTTGAAAAACAATTCAAGTATTTTAAAGACAAACTACACAAGGCTTCTCAGTATACCATACAAGGACATGAGTTAGCTATAAGTGCACATTTTACAAGCCAACATGGGCAGATTGCTGGTACAGTCAAGCGACTAAAGTTGGCTCGGGTTTGACACAATTTGAGACTTGTTCGTAATTATTCTCTTTTCTATTCGGCGACTTAATTAGAGAATGCTAACCCACTTGATGGTAGGTGGTATCGGAGCAGTCTGTGATTGCACAGTGTAGATGTGGACACTGGCCCCTATGGATCTCAATACGAAGCCTATATTGTAGAGAGCGAGGGAAACAGTGTCACATAGCTTACACGGTGTCCCTAACTCCAAATGCTAAGGTTGGATTTATCTGAAAGGTCACTAGATTAGTATCACAGTTACGTCTACAGCCCAGAATGTTGCCACAGCATTAGGGAAGGAGTGATCTTTCCAGCTCTTTTTGGAATCAGAGTCTATCTCAGGTTAGaaaaaatttaaagtcttttcaGCTCTGTTTGGATTCAGAGTCTATCTAGTCTATCTCAGGTTAGACAACATGTTAGAGTTGAACTGTATATTCCCAAATACGCTCAAGATGTCTGTCGTTCAAGTGGCATCGCAAGCTAATTGtgccagggccggatttaaggcagGGAAGGCTAGGCTACAGCCCTGGGGAATTCACAAAAGGGGTTTCCACAAAGAGATTTTATATAGTCTTAAAATTTAGACGGTTTATCGactcttacttttttttttcgaattttGTGTTCTTGTTTAGTCACATCAGATACTGAACGGACTCAAGAAGAAATTAAAACTACTGATTCATCAGGGCGCTTGACGCACAATGCGCATTTCTTGTCTTTAGAGTTAAAAGAAACCATTTTACGGATGGCAACTTTTTCTTGGTCAAGAAGTTTCCACTTAATTTGTTCTCTTAATTTATAAATGCAGTTTTGGAACGTCGGAAGTGAGTCACCCCTGGTTTTactctccacaaactcaaaaacatACAGGgtaggtttatttttttaaattctaaaattGCCTATTAGataattgttacttttttttaaataggtaaATAAGATACaatttacaaatacttttttttttcttataaaaatacGGCTTGCTATTAGCTATCAGTAATGATTGttattaagtatttaaaaacatCGATTTTTATTAGGCTTTCGATGACGTGCAGGGGCCTCTACATATTTCAATCCGGCCCTGAATGGCGCACTGCAAGGACGAATATCTTTTGTCACTATGTATGCCCTTCATGTTGGTTGTTGGTAAACATCTCGTAGTTTAGCATTACCTAAATCTTATAACACAATGTCGTTTTAACCAACCTGGTATCAGTACTGTTGTACTCCGCAAGATAGTCCAAAACAATTTTTAGTTGGTCCTCCAGTATATTGAATTTTGTTCTAATATTTGTATCGTATTTAAAGCGACTGGATGCGGCATCACACGCTGGCTGAGATTGGTCAAGTAGGAACGTTAACTCTATCGGAGGACATGCAGGAtctgaaaataaattatattacttCCCTTGATTAAATTAAATCTCTCATTGATCAGAATTTCCTTGTTGTCACTGTGAAGCTTAAAAGGCCTTTGAGAGCACTTCCTATCTTATGAAATCTAAAAACAACCATCGCAAAGCCATGGAACATCACGTGATGAAAACGTTTAAAGAATCCATTTATTAAATTTCACTACAATCAACTTTACGAAATTTCATTttgaccatttaaaaaaaagaaagattccTCAATTATGGAAAAGGTATATAAAGCTATATAATACATTAATACGTATAATGCATACAGTTAACATTATTGAGTAATAAAGCACACTATTTCATTGCTGTTTATTTACCTTTAGCCGCCGTTCTGTTGTCCATTAGTGGGGCCGTAATTGCTGTTGTGGAATCAGTAGCCGTAAACGCTGTTGTCAATGTTGCTGTTGTGGAATCAGTAGCCGTAAACGCTGTTGTCAATGTTTCTAATGTGGAATCAGTAGCCGTAAAAGATGTTGTCAATGTTGCTGTTGTGGAATCAGTAGCCATAAACGCTGTTGTCATTGTTGCTGTTGATGATGGTCTTGCAGTTGTCCATAATGCTTTAGTTGTTGTTTCCGATACTGTAGTGGTCTGGGCAGAGGTTGATGAAGTGGTAGACATAGTGCACTTCTGATTAATAATGTCGTTGACTTTATCAGCCAGGCCATAATAGTTTTTGTCTTGTCCGGATATGATATTATTTTGATAGTCAGGGTCTATACTTGAAAGTTCAATGTCGTCAAGAGCATTCCGACTCTAAAaggtaaagaaaacaaaaacaaaaacaaaaaaaccttgATGGCCACCCACCAGGAAGAATGAAAATTCTGAATCTTAACCTCTGAACCTTCGCTGCAACAACGcttaaacaaaacagaaaatctGGAGGGAAAATCAGCAGCCTGCACCCCTTAAAACGTTTGCACCAGAAGTCATATTAGAAACAAGTCAATAAAAAAAGCTATATTAGAGTAAATGGAtaaaattagtttggatcagtcatgtaattaaatttgtaatatatcaagaccaacaataataaatctgtgcaattagaaatatttttacccattgttttttgtttagcgcaatttcctGGTATTAGCTTTCTCAATTCGTTATGAttcaatcacttgtctggaccagtcgaAAAAGGGGTGTGGGGGAAAAGAAGGGGGTATCAGTGTAAATGTTActgtgatcactttttaaatgcatttatatatctatataaaatgaCCCGGATTCGAACTCAAACTCGAAAATCACCCCAAGCCTCCAAAAGGCAAACACACTAACCCCTGTGCCAGGGAAGCGctcatgaaaataaaagattttatagGAAtaccaaaggcgatcttctttggcaaGCACataggtgcccccccccccccccacccggaagcgctataaagatcaatcCCGGGGCCATTTCGACCTCACTGCAATAGAGGAAAGTAGATGGCAGCAGATGGCTTCtaaaagagacagctggagagctctcacaaaaaactgcgggacaaacgtttgagactcaaagaaaagccattattgaagacaggcgcagaagacggaaagaaaacgtAAATAGACTGACAGCGGACAACGCATTTGTCTGCACAAGATgagggaaaatatgtaggtcgcaaatGGATCTGCATTCAGAAAGAGATTTTTACCTGCAGTGCTATGACAATGATTCTCCATCCCAGACTCTTGACTCTGTTGGCCTCGGCAATGGCTTGAGTCCTTCTTGTTGTATAACTTGATCCCTGGGATGTGATGAGAAACAGCAAACTGTCGTTGTATCTCGGTCCTGTCACAATGTTACGTAAGCCAGAGGAGGTCCACGAGCCAGACTGGTAGGGAGAGTAGCATTCATTTCATTCTTGCAATTTGTCTTTGTCTCAACATACTTGTGGTTTAATTCTATTGAAGTTTAGCGTATGTCTAGTCTAACGTGATTAATGTCCAAAGTATTTCTAGAGAATGTTTCTTATAGTCTAACTTACTTATGGTTTAACTTATTCTTAGTTAACTATGTTTATGGTGCAAGCGTATCTGGAGCTTAACTTActtaaatgacaatttttgtaaCTTACTTGTGATTCAAATTCATTCCTACTTAGCttcaaatttaatttgatttaaGAAATGAATTTAAACTATTATACtagtttatgtaaatattaaaatactgcattcctcattaatcttcggactcgaagacaagccttattatgtaAATAATGAATTTCCTCATGCTATATCTGATACAGTTGTTCCACTGTATTACGTAAATCATATTGatagtaattattattaaaccacTAATCCATCTTATGGTTTAAAAGTACTACCGTAGTATATGGTTtatatggtatgcaaataaattCCGAAAGAACTCAAACTATGACCAATAGCAAACAGGACTTTCAAAGGGagatcagtattggaggtgaaaaacTGACAGGTGTTAATagtttcaaatacctcggagctattgtctcagatgtgggaaccaaacctgaactactgggccgaatagcacagtctacagaagcacttgcaaaacttaaaataatctggaaagacaaaaggcttagccctcggcaccaaaatcagactgatgcgctccctggtcatggtaacatttttatattcttttgaGTCTTGAACGcggactgcagagctagagaggaggatcctagcaatgaaattgagacctagcggtccaacagactaaaggtaaaggtaaaggtactGTACTTTAATCGTACTGCTATTCGAGCTCAATCTGCTCATGTTTGAAGTactaattattctaaaattgaAGGTAATTAATAACAAAACTATAAACTCTACTGTTGTCTACCTTATAAAGTACTTACACATTTTGTTCATTATTGTGCACAATACATATAGATGTTGTTCACAATCTCGTTATGTACTTACCCATGTTGTTACTTGTCTTATATAGTAAGTATAAATTGCTTACATATTTTCTTCATTATTATTAAGTAATTATGCAAGTCTTTTTATGCCAATGCCTAACAATAtgatatgtttttgtttaggctctttctctttcctatattctaattaaaaaatatttgtgaaatagtgaattaaaaaaacaactttgttaGGGTTTGAGACAAGTTATTTCTCAACTTACGCTAGAGATACTGCGCAACTTTTCCAATGTGTTCGTTATATTGGTGGGAGGTGACCAGTAGGGTATAATCTCAATTGACTCAGCACCGCTGTAGCCATACGCCCCGATGCTATATCAAATAAACATATCAAAGAAACATTAGAATAAAAGAACATTTTATAATGCAACAAATTTTAAAAGAGCTAGGCGGAAGTGTGGtgatcttttgttttaaagtttggtGACGTCCCTGCAGGGGGTTCGGTAAGaactaaaatctctagatatatactCAAACAAGCTAAGTAATATATACTAGAGTAATCTGGATCTATATCTTTTATTTCAGGCCTTATAGTATTTTTTGTTGACATGTTGACATTTTGCATGGGCAAAAGTTTCGCTAttgcttcattttaaaaatgtttctgagGACCCCCCCTCCTCACATATCGAAGGCCCTAGTACGGTgcttagtttgcctatgcctaaggccggccctggtatATGGTAGTATAACATTAAGGAGCTGACAGGAAGCGAACAGCATAATATACACTATTACCACAAATCCAATAACATTGGTCTAGACTAGTAATTTGAAGAATGAACGTGTTAAGTAAGAGTAAGACATACGAATCATAGacttggtctagatctagatctagaaatttagacctagtctaaatctatatttagaaatttACATCTACTCTACATCTAGAATTACAGATCTAGAACTCTACGatctaatatttttaaaacccaTTTGCATAAAGCAGCTTTCATTCTCATGCATGCTCAGTGCGATGTAGTCCAATATATTAAGCGATATTATTGGGGACACGTACGTATCTGGGAGGTATCCGTGCTAATTTCAGGTGATCACTTAACGTAGCTCTGCTTTCAACCTAGTTCTATTTGAAATCATttttccagaagagttagaagagtctaATTATCG is part of the Biomphalaria glabrata chromosome 10, xgBioGlab47.1, whole genome shotgun sequence genome and harbors:
- the LOC106060274 gene encoding uncharacterized protein LOC106060274; the encoded protein is MFLKMELILYFLTIMSHIFCGVTQGCPPMELSFLLDQSENARYAASTTDLLANFDILDEQLNFIINNIVLYNSANISIGAYGYSGAESIEIIPYWSPPTNITNTLEKLRSISSSGSWTSSGLRNIVTGPRYNDSLLFLITSQGSSYTTRRTQAIAEANRVKSLGWRIIVIALQSRNALDDIELSSIDPDYQNNIISGQDKNYYGLADKVNDIINQKCTMSTTSSTSAQTTTVSETTTKALWTTARPSSTATMTTAFMATDSTTATLTTSFTATDSTLETLTTAFTATDSTTATLTTAFTATDSTTAITAPLMDNRTAAKDPACPPIELTFLLDQSQPACDAASSRFKYDTNIRTKFNILEDQLKIVLDYLAEYNSTDTRVGAYTYSGKQSLEILPAWTSPVNAGQHLWKLRLLPNAGSWTYFGLRNIKTRPKHQNNVVFLVTAQGSRHPVKRYQAIAEANRVKDLGWDIRVLVLKSSSPYDVAELWGIDPHYIVVSDKPNSYTGLSREIIHVLKSLCHEKKPRNCRNHEKQTRDHRYHGDSSEENDL